One genomic window of Manduca sexta isolate Smith_Timp_Sample1 chromosome 4, JHU_Msex_v1.0, whole genome shotgun sequence includes the following:
- the LOC115444491 gene encoding venom serine protease isoform X1 encodes MLSMAKPSLLSVIVASVLVFITVVWLICATCGGGLVCGIGTRIKMFTFTLFAFFVVLEFTSAQNGNCDFFQRVQVGVEYVVESPNHPASYPPGVTCRWILSCPPGYNCRLDCNNMKMPATPSCSGDRLLVSETGDPYLYGATARCGNNPFVVVSTNQDISIGLITSTSSPGGAFRCTVRAQSAAPPTTSCRCGERKQNRIVGGEETGVNEFISMAAIVTVATARIKCGATIIDKRWATTAAHCSTGETINTIVLLVGDHNVTTGSDTSAARGYQIQSIIIHPQYDASTYNNDIALVRTVTIIEFSGLVGPACLPFKYYGYSFAGDYVTYLGWGTLFPGGPTSNVLRKVNVAVISQAQCRATFPQVTNNQICTYTPGKDACQFDSGGPGLYTEPNTGRLYLALIISFGRFCASTDPAINTRVTEMLNWLVYATGADFCKL; translated from the exons ATGTTCACCTTCACACTGTTTGCTTTTTTCGTGGTCCTGGAATTCACATCAGCACAAAATGGTAATTGCGACTTCTTTCAAAGG GTTCAAGTTGGTGTTGAGTACGTAGTAGAAAGTCCCAACCACCCAGCCAGCTACCCTCCGGGAGTAACTTGCAGGTGGATCCTATCGTGTCCTCCTGGATACAATTGCAGATTGGACTGTAATAATATGAAGATGCCAGCG ACGCCATCATGTAGCGGAGATAGACTCCTGGTGTCGGAGACGGGGGACCCTTACTTATATGGAGCCACGGCGAGATGTGGCAACAATCCTTTCGTTGTGGTGTCGACTAACCAAGATATCAGTATAG GTCTTATAACGTCCACATCGAGTCCTGGCGGTGCTTTTCGATGCACGGTGAGGGCCCAATCTGCCGCTCCTCCTACGACCAGCTGCAGATGTGGAGAACGGAAACAG AACCGCATCGTAGGCGGCGAGGAGACGGGAGTGAACGAGTTCATCTCGATGGCGGCTATTGTCACCGTCGCTACTGCTAGAATCAAATGCGGCGCCACCATCATTGATAAACGTTGGGCTACCACCGCCGCACATTGCAGTACAGGAGAGACGATTAATACAATTGTATTGCTCGTCGGTGACCATAACGTGACTACTG GTTCAGACACAAGTGCAGCGAGAGGTTATCAAATACAGTCTATCATCATCCATCCACAGTACGACGC GTCCACATATAACAACGACATAGCCCTGGTTAGAACAGTGACAATCATAGAGTTCAGCGGATTGGTTGGGCCCGCGTGTCTCCCGTTCAAATACTACGGGTACAGCTTTGCTGGCGACTATGTTACTTATTTAG GCTGGGGGACGCTGTTCCCTGGAGGGCCGACATCCAACGTGCTACGGAAGGTGAACGTGGCAGTGATCAGCCAAGCGCAGTGCCGCGCCACCTTCCCTCAAGTCACCAACAACCAGATATGCACTTACACTCCTGGAAAGGATGCTTGTCAG TTCGACTCCGGCGGCCCTGGACTGTACACTGAGCCTAACACTGGTCGGCTGTACCTGGCACTCATCATCAGCTTCGGTCGTTTCTGCGCCTCCACCGACCCCGCGATCAACACGAGGGTCACGGAGATGCTGAATTGGTTGGTGTACGCCACTGGAGCCGATTTCTGCAAATTATAA
- the LOC115444491 gene encoding venom serine protease isoform X2: MFTFTLFAFFVVLEFTSAQNGNCDFFQRVQVGVEYVVESPNHPASYPPGVTCRWILSCPPGYNCRLDCNNMKMPATPSCSGDRLLVSETGDPYLYGATARCGNNPFVVVSTNQDISIGLITSTSSPGGAFRCTVRAQSAAPPTTSCRCGERKQNRIVGGEETGVNEFISMAAIVTVATARIKCGATIIDKRWATTAAHCSTGETINTIVLLVGDHNVTTGSDTSAARGYQIQSIIIHPQYDASTYNNDIALVRTVTIIEFSGLVGPACLPFKYYGYSFAGDYVTYLGWGTLFPGGPTSNVLRKVNVAVISQAQCRATFPQVTNNQICTYTPGKDACQFDSGGPGLYTEPNTGRLYLALIISFGRFCASTDPAINTRVTEMLNWLVYATGADFCKL; the protein is encoded by the exons ATGTTCACCTTCACACTGTTTGCTTTTTTCGTGGTCCTGGAATTCACATCAGCACAAAATGGTAATTGCGACTTCTTTCAAAGG GTTCAAGTTGGTGTTGAGTACGTAGTAGAAAGTCCCAACCACCCAGCCAGCTACCCTCCGGGAGTAACTTGCAGGTGGATCCTATCGTGTCCTCCTGGATACAATTGCAGATTGGACTGTAATAATATGAAGATGCCAGCG ACGCCATCATGTAGCGGAGATAGACTCCTGGTGTCGGAGACGGGGGACCCTTACTTATATGGAGCCACGGCGAGATGTGGCAACAATCCTTTCGTTGTGGTGTCGACTAACCAAGATATCAGTATAG GTCTTATAACGTCCACATCGAGTCCTGGCGGTGCTTTTCGATGCACGGTGAGGGCCCAATCTGCCGCTCCTCCTACGACCAGCTGCAGATGTGGAGAACGGAAACAG AACCGCATCGTAGGCGGCGAGGAGACGGGAGTGAACGAGTTCATCTCGATGGCGGCTATTGTCACCGTCGCTACTGCTAGAATCAAATGCGGCGCCACCATCATTGATAAACGTTGGGCTACCACCGCCGCACATTGCAGTACAGGAGAGACGATTAATACAATTGTATTGCTCGTCGGTGACCATAACGTGACTACTG GTTCAGACACAAGTGCAGCGAGAGGTTATCAAATACAGTCTATCATCATCCATCCACAGTACGACGC GTCCACATATAACAACGACATAGCCCTGGTTAGAACAGTGACAATCATAGAGTTCAGCGGATTGGTTGGGCCCGCGTGTCTCCCGTTCAAATACTACGGGTACAGCTTTGCTGGCGACTATGTTACTTATTTAG GCTGGGGGACGCTGTTCCCTGGAGGGCCGACATCCAACGTGCTACGGAAGGTGAACGTGGCAGTGATCAGCCAAGCGCAGTGCCGCGCCACCTTCCCTCAAGTCACCAACAACCAGATATGCACTTACACTCCTGGAAAGGATGCTTGTCAG TTCGACTCCGGCGGCCCTGGACTGTACACTGAGCCTAACACTGGTCGGCTGTACCTGGCACTCATCATCAGCTTCGGTCGTTTCTGCGCCTCCACCGACCCCGCGATCAACACGAGGGTCACGGAGATGCTGAATTGGTTGGTGTACGCCACTGGAGCCGATTTCTGCAAATTATAA